In Micromonospora purpureochromogenes, a single window of DNA contains:
- a CDS encoding TIGR02611 family protein, producing the protein MDAATVTDPPKVGARAAERRGNAVPKDQHDGTGRPAPGGRSGQGRATARGAASRPVRPAHRGPSGLAAGGRGSTGTAVAERPPTGLRQRVRTSLDLIRANPTGRVALKIFIAIAGALVVTVGLALIPLPGPGWLIVIGGLAIWAVEFHWARRLLAFTRRHVQAWTRWATSRSLPVRIALGSVGLIFVATVVWLSLKYSLGIDLVARLLHYLATH; encoded by the coding sequence GTGGATGCGGCGACCGTGACCGACCCACCGAAAGTAGGGGCCCGAGCAGCCGAAAGGCGGGGGAACGCGGTGCCGAAGGATCAGCACGACGGGACCGGTCGGCCTGCCCCCGGCGGCCGCTCCGGTCAAGGTCGTGCGACTGCTCGCGGCGCCGCCTCGCGGCCCGTCCGCCCGGCTCATCGCGGCCCCTCCGGCCTTGCCGCCGGCGGTCGCGGGTCCACCGGTACGGCCGTCGCCGAGCGGCCGCCGACAGGCCTCCGGCAACGGGTACGGACCAGTCTCGACCTGATCCGCGCCAACCCCACCGGCCGGGTCGCACTCAAGATCTTCATTGCGATCGCCGGGGCGCTGGTCGTCACCGTCGGCCTCGCCCTGATCCCGCTGCCCGGCCCCGGCTGGCTGATCGTGATCGGCGGCCTCGCCATCTGGGCCGTCGAGTTCCACTGGGCCCGCCGGCTGCTCGCCTTCACCCGCCGGCACGTGCAGGCCTGGACCCGCTGGGCCACCTCCCGGTCCCTGCCGGTACGCATCGCCCTCGGCTCGGTCGGCCTGATCTTCGTCGCCACGGTGGTGTGGCTCTCGCTCAAGTACAGCCTCGGCATCGACCTGGTGGCCCGGCTGCTGCACTACCTCGCCACGCACTGA
- a CDS encoding SsgA family sporulation/cell division regulator, translating into MSVIRPTTVEVETSLRLVAPDATALPVRASLRYDPADPYAVHVLFHAESAGGEAVSWSFARELLVTGLDEPAGIGDVRVWPWATPRGDFVALALSSPDGNALFEVPRSVLVRFLRRTYVVVPRGREAEHLDVDTAVNRLLAGR; encoded by the coding sequence ATGAGTGTCATCCGACCGACGACCGTAGAGGTCGAGACGTCGCTAAGGCTCGTCGCACCTGACGCCACCGCCTTGCCGGTGCGTGCCAGTCTGCGTTACGACCCTGCTGACCCGTATGCGGTCCATGTCCTGTTCCACGCCGAATCCGCCGGTGGCGAGGCCGTCAGTTGGTCCTTCGCCCGCGAACTGCTGGTGACCGGTCTCGACGAACCGGCGGGCATCGGCGACGTCCGGGTCTGGCCGTGGGCCACCCCGCGCGGCGACTTCGTCGCGCTGGCGCTGTCGTCACCCGACGGCAACGCGCTCTTCGAGGTGCCGCGCAGCGTGCTGGTGCGCTTCCTGCGGCGGACCTACGTCGTCGTCCCGCGCGGCCGCGAGGCCGAGCACCTCGACGTCGACACAGCGGTGAACCGGCTGCTCGCCGGCCGCTGA